Part of the Sorghum bicolor cultivar BTx623 chromosome 1, Sorghum_bicolor_NCBIv3, whole genome shotgun sequence genome, GTGATCCACCGGGGGCTGCGCGACCTCTCACGCAAGCACGGCCCGCTGATGATGCTCCGGCTGGGCGAGGAGCCCACGCTGGTGGTGTCgtcggcggaggcggcggaggcggtgACGAAGATGCACGACATCGCGTTCGCCGACCGGTACGTGAACACCACCCTGGCGGTGCTCACCTTCAACGGCACGGACTTCGCGTTCGGGGCCTACGGCGAGCGGTGGCGCCAGCTCCGCAAGATCTGCGTGCTGGAGCTGCTGAGCGCCGCGCGGGTGCGGTCGTTCCGGTGCGTCcgcgaggaggaggtggcgcggttCGTGGGGAGCCTCGCCGCGTCCGCGTCCGCGAACGCCGGCGCCGCGGTGGACATGACCAAGATGATCTCGAGGCTCATGAACGACACCTTCGTGAGGGAGTCCATCGGCAGCCGGTACGAGCACCAGGACGAGTACCTGGACGCCCTGGCCACCGCGATCCGGCAGACGTCGGTGCTCACGGTCGCCGACCTCTTCCCGTCGTCGAGGCTGATGCAGATGCTCGGCACCGCTCCGCGCAAGGCGCTCGCCTGCCGCAACAGGATCGCGCGTATCCTGAACGGGATCATCCGCGAAAAGAAGGAGGCCATGGCCATGGACGACCGCGGTGAcaagcaggcggcggcggcggcgcacgaTGATGGCTTTCTCGGTGTCCTGCTCAGGCTCCAGAAAGAGGACACCTTGCCCATCCCGCTCACCAACGACACCATCCTCGCGCTCATGTTTGTAAGTATATACTCCTATATCATATGCCGTCATAGTCGCATGCAATGCAGCTGCTCACAAGCTCATCTTACTCTTGTTTATAGGATTTGTTTGGCGCGGGCAGCGACACCTCGTCCACGACGCTCAACTGGTGCATGACGGAGCTGGTCCGGCACCCGGCGGCGATGAGCAGAGCGCAAGCCGAGGTCCGGGAGGCCTtcaaggggaggaagaagaagaagagcgcACTCACCGAGGACGACCTCGCCGCGGCGGAGCTGGGACTGGGCTACCTGAAGCTCGTGGTCAAGGAGACTCTGAGGCTGCACAGCCCGGTGCCGCTCCTGCTCCCGCGCCGGTGCAGGGAGACGGTCCAGGTGATGGGCTACGACGTGCCCAAGGGCACGGCCGTGTTCGTCAACGTGTGGGCGGTGTGCCGGGACCCCAAGTACTGGGACGACGACGCCGAGGAGTTCAGGCCGGAGCGGTTCGAGGGAGGGAAGAAGAGCAGTGGCGTGGACTTCAAAGGGACGAACTACGAGTTCCTCCCGTTCGGGTCCGGCCGCCGCATGTGCCCGGGCGTCAACCTCGGGCTCGCCAACATCGAGCTCGTGCTGGccagcctcctctaccacttcGACTGGAAACTGCCCACCGGAATGGAACCCGAGGACGTCGATACTGGGGAGGCTCCAGGACTGATCCTAAAGAAGAAAACAGGACTCGTCTTGCACCCCATCATCCGCTTTGCaccaagctagctagctagagtgCGTAAAAATTAAAATGCTGCGCCAAACATGCATTATAGGAACAATATGTGCAGGCGCGCTAGCTGTGGACAATATGGGAAGACTAAGAACGAATGTGGGTGTTCAACAAGAAGGTGTTGTGTCTTCAACAATGGTGATCGGCATTGACGATGCTGATTAAGATCGACCTGGCGGCCCCTTCGTTCTGAAGCCAAATTAAAGCTGAGGCCCTGATGATCAACCTGCTCTCAACGAGTGCTTTTTAAGTAGTTGTGATGTCTTCGGAGTGATGATGTTTGTTCTAGTACTTGGTTAGTTGAGTTGTTAGATAGTGAGTTGCTTGCTGAATGTTATTAGTTGATGTCTCTGTTCATTAATAAACTGTAAAATTGGTAACTCCGGTGTCAGATCTCTGGCATTCGTTAAGGTTTCTAATAATACCTTTGATCTAAAAACATTATATTCGAATGACAATTTATATTGGAAAAAAGTCAAATGACCGTTTTGGTTCATAAACTATTACTCGAGGCTCAGTTTCATTCCTAAACTTTTAAAACCGTCATTTTAGTCCTTCAACTCTACTTTTAGGCTTAATTTCATCCCAAAACTATAAAGATGATCGTTTCAATTCTCAAATTTGCATTTTAGGCTCAAATTTCATCTATAAACTATCAAAGTGCAATTAACTTTTATTTTCATGTCAACTTTGTCTATCAAAATTTTAGGCACAATTTCATCCATGAATTATCAAAATACATTTTGGCTCAATTCATCCTTTGTCTAGCACCACCTAGCTATTGAATCAGATAGCACACTTTGAATATTTATATTCGTATTCTAAgatgaatataaatatacatctaAATATTCTTAAATATGAATTATTTTTAGCTTATGGAtaagaaatattattttataCACAAATGGTTATTAGTTGAGCATAAATAATTCAACTAATAACGTTTCAATAACAAATACATTTGCATTGAATTATattattactccctccgttcatTTATCTCTGGTCATCATAAGCAAGGAACAGCTAATAAACAGCAAAGAGGCAATAAATGCTGGCAAGTGATAGTCAATGAGCAGCAAAGAGACAATAAATGCAAGCAAAACACAAGCTAgtatgaaaaatatttttgaataAAAAGTTTTTACTTAAATGAAGGAGATAAATGAATGAGGGAGTATATCTTATTTGCATTGAATATTTTACCTTACTAGACTAGTTTAATATGCAAACCCTCAATTTCAAATCATAGGATGTTTACATTTtgtagatatatatttttactaTCTATGTCAAAACATGTATCTCgaaaagccaaaacatcttatgatttggaatagagggagtacttCATATGATTAAAATATATAGCATATTTTTTGTGTGTGGTAGAGATAGCAACATATAGAAAAACCTATCAAAGTTCATCTAAATACATTTTGTTTAGAATTTTATGCGTGCAAAGATAGGTGGAGTTCCACTAATGATAATTTCAGTTCAAAACATCTTTAGGGGTTATTTGAATCCTTTTATTTTGGAAGAATTAGAATTTACTTAATAGACTAGGCTATTTGACTTGAAATTGGACATTCCACAACTTTACAAAGTTCACATATAAGTATATCTCAAATTCATAGGTGTAAATTGATTCTGTAGATCACCATGCTAGGTTTCTACTTTGTAACACGCTCTTCAACTTACTCTCCTATGATAGAAATGCAACACATAAATATCTCTCATGTGGCCCACagtaatatataaatatattccaTATATAACCATATTAGCTTAATTAATCTATGCCTAAATTACAATTAttgaaataaattcaatttCCAAGGATCCAA contains:
- the LOC8080790 gene encoding ent-cassadiene C2-hydroxylase, translating into MEDSNVMVLAVGVAMLLLVVSKLGSLLITKNKKSKLNLPPGPWTLPLIGSVHHLVGNPVIHRGLRDLSRKHGPLMMLRLGEEPTLVVSSAEAAEAVTKMHDIAFADRYVNTTLAVLTFNGTDFAFGAYGERWRQLRKICVLELLSAARVRSFRCVREEEVARFVGSLAASASANAGAAVDMTKMISRLMNDTFVRESIGSRYEHQDEYLDALATAIRQTSVLTVADLFPSSRLMQMLGTAPRKALACRNRIARILNGIIREKKEAMAMDDRGDKQAAAAAHDDGFLGVLLRLQKEDTLPIPLTNDTILALMFDLFGAGSDTSSTTLNWCMTELVRHPAAMSRAQAEVREAFKGRKKKKSALTEDDLAAAELGLGYLKLVVKETLRLHSPVPLLLPRRCRETVQVMGYDVPKGTAVFVNVWAVCRDPKYWDDDAEEFRPERFEGGKKSSGVDFKGTNYEFLPFGSGRRMCPGVNLGLANIELVLASLLYHFDWKLPTGMEPEDVDTGEAPGLILKKKTGLVLHPIIRFAPS